The following are from one region of the Nicotiana tabacum cultivar K326 chromosome 3, ASM71507v2, whole genome shotgun sequence genome:
- the LOC107768309 gene encoding proteasome subunit alpha type-4, whose protein sequence is MSRRYDSRTTIFSPEGRLYQVEYAMEAIGNAGSAIGILSKDGVVLVGEKKVTSKLLQTSTSSEKMYKIDDHVACAVAGIMSDANILINTARVQAQRYTFAYQEPMPVEQLVQSLCDTKQGYTQFGGLRPFGVSFLFAGWDKNYGFQLYMSDPSGNYGGWKAAAIGANNQAAQSILKQDYKDDITREEAVQLALKVLSKTMDSTSLTSEKLELAEVFLSNGKVKYQACSPETLNAMLVRSGLTQPAAEE, encoded by the coding sequence ATGTCACGAAGGTATGACAGCCGTACAACAATCTTCTCCCCTGAAGGTCGTCTCTATCAGGTTGAGTATGCAATGGAGGCTATTGGAAATGCAGGTAGTGCTATAGGCATCTTGTCCAAGGATGGGGTGGTTCTGGTAGGTGAAAAGAAAGTAACATCTAAGCTGCTTCAGACCTCAACATCAAGTGAGAAGATGTACAAGATTGATGATCATGTGGCGTGTGCCGTAGCTGGAATCATGTCTGATGCCAACATACTGATCAACACGGCCAGGGTCCAGGCTCAGCGCTATACGTTCGCTTATCAAGAACCCATGCCAGTTGAACAACTTGTTCAGTCACTCTGTGACACCAAGCAAGGTTACACACAGTTTGGTGGACTTCGCCCTTTTGGTGTTTCATTTCTCTTTGCAGGTTGGGATAAAAATTACGGCTTCCAACTCTACATGAGCGACCCAAGTGGAAATTATGGTGGTTGGAAAGCTGCAGCAATTGGAGCAAACAACCAGGCTGCTCAGTCAATACTTAAGCAGGATTACAAGGATGATATCACGAGGGAAGAGGCCGTTCAACTCGCGCTTAAAGTGCTTAGTAAGACGATGGACAGCACTAGTCTCACTTCAGAGAAACTTGAACTTGCTGAGGTATTTCTCTCTAATGGGAAAGTCAAGTATCAAGCATGCTCACCTGAAACTCTGAATGCAATGTTGGTGCGGTCTGGACTGACCCAACCTGCTGCAGAAGAATAG